One window of Paludibacter propionicigenes WB4 genomic DNA carries:
- a CDS encoding NAD(P)-binding domain-containing protein, which translates to MEQFIEFAIYGFVFLLIAGVLLIYILKQKRESKVVEAKIQLAKENHSHEPVSLYPVIDQNRCIKSGACVDACPEHDILGIVNGKATVINASHCIGHGACFRACPVEAISLWIGTEKRGVDLPHVGPTFETNIPGIYIAGELGGMGLIRNAVTQGKEAVENIAKNFKKDSRATYDLIVVGAGPAGISATLAAKEANLSVLTLEQDTLGGTVFNFPRSKVVMTSAMELPLHGKVKFRETSKTQLLDLWHSVLAKNEITVKENSKVQAIIPDDGIFKVQTAQGETYTSKTVLLSIGRRGTPQKLNVPGEDTEKVAYKLLEAEEIQHKKILVVGGGDSAIEAALLLMHQNKVTLSYRGEAFSRLKLTNNEKIKAAISQGLIDMKFGTNVVSIHEGYVLYTENQSADTLKLENDLVYIFAGGELPTEFLKKTGINVTTKYGEKVLKHK; encoded by the coding sequence ATGGAACAATTTATTGAATTCGCTATTTACGGCTTTGTTTTTTTACTGATTGCGGGTGTATTGCTTATCTATATTTTAAAGCAGAAGCGCGAATCAAAAGTAGTTGAGGCAAAAATTCAACTGGCTAAAGAAAACCACTCGCACGAGCCGGTTTCATTATATCCTGTTATTGACCAAAACAGATGCATTAAAAGCGGTGCCTGCGTAGATGCATGTCCTGAACACGATATTTTAGGAATAGTGAATGGAAAAGCCACTGTGATTAATGCTTCGCATTGCATAGGTCATGGGGCTTGTTTCAGGGCTTGCCCGGTAGAAGCCATTTCGTTGTGGATTGGAACAGAGAAAAGAGGTGTGGATCTTCCGCATGTCGGACCTACTTTCGAAACAAATATACCCGGAATTTATATTGCCGGTGAGTTGGGTGGCATGGGATTAATCAGAAATGCTGTCACACAAGGCAAAGAAGCGGTAGAAAACATTGCAAAGAATTTCAAAAAAGACAGTAGAGCTACTTATGATTTGATAGTAGTAGGTGCCGGACCGGCAGGTATTTCGGCCACGCTGGCAGCAAAAGAAGCCAACTTGTCGGTACTAACGCTGGAGCAGGATACTTTGGGAGGAACAGTTTTTAATTTTCCCCGCTCCAAGGTGGTAATGACTTCTGCCATGGAACTTCCGCTACACGGTAAGGTTAAGTTCAGAGAAACGTCCAAGACCCAACTGCTTGACTTATGGCACTCGGTTTTGGCTAAGAATGAAATCACGGTAAAAGAAAACTCTAAAGTGCAGGCCATAATTCCCGATGATGGAATTTTTAAAGTTCAAACAGCACAGGGTGAAACATATACTTCGAAGACGGTTTTACTTTCGATAGGAAGACGCGGAACTCCGCAAAAGCTGAACGTTCCCGGTGAAGATACAGAGAAAGTAGCATATAAACTGTTGGAGGCGGAGGAAATTCAGCATAAAAAGATACTGGTAGTAGGTGGAGGCGATTCTGCTATAGAGGCTGCTTTATTACTGATGCATCAAAATAAAGTCACTCTGTCGTACAGAGGTGAAGCTTTCAGTAGGTTGAAGCTTACGAACAATGAGAAAATTAAAGCTGCCATCAGTCAGGGTTTGATAGACATGAAATTCGGAACGAATGTAGTTTCTATTCACGAAGGCTACGTTTTATATACCGAAAATCAGTCGGCAGATACGTTGAAGCTGGAGAACGATTTGGTCTATATTTTTGCAGGAGGCGAATTACCTACCGAGTTTTTGAAAAAAACCGGAATAAACGTAACCACCAAATATGGTGAAAAAGTGCTTAAACACAAATAA
- a CDS encoding cytochrome c3 family protein: MNCKTKLLILGILLLLIPRAVAQISPGDLSKAHAGLEGVSNCTKCHSVGSNKVTREKCLSCHKEIQANINANKGFHASADVTGKQCTECHNEHHGRNFQLIRLDKKTFNHSKTGFELKGVHARQECKACHKPAFITDPKLKNKPGTMLGLNKQCLSCHEDFHKGRMSANCASCHNFESFKKVSNFDHNTTRFPLLGEHKTVSCDKCHKTQIIDGKPVQQFRGLEFANCNACHKDPHENRFGQDCKQCHTEKSFHTIKGISTFNHDKTGFPLVGAHKTVDCKLCHKGKMTDPIRHNRCSDCHTDYHKGEFAKNGVSPDCKQCHTEKSFSPSTFSVEKHKQTKFPLEGAHQATACNACHQKATGWTFRNIGGSKCVDCHKNVHKGFIPDRFMPNENCTACHTVNSWKKPNFDHSKTGFKLDGAHAQVACAECHYRKNDKGVRVQKFAGLSKDCAACHNNPHVGQFEVNGRTNCTQCHTTESWHKTKYDHNTSRFKLDGAHATVKCDACHKRVTDEKGTYIQYKFKSIECSTCHS; this comes from the coding sequence ATGAACTGTAAGACAAAATTACTTATACTTGGAATTTTACTTCTACTCATTCCCCGAGCAGTCGCTCAAATATCGCCGGGCGATTTAAGCAAAGCCCATGCCGGTTTAGAGGGTGTAAGTAATTGTACCAAATGCCACTCGGTGGGCAGCAATAAAGTTACCCGCGAAAAATGCTTAAGCTGTCACAAAGAGATTCAGGCCAATATCAACGCCAACAAAGGATTTCACGCTTCCGCCGATGTTACCGGAAAGCAATGTACCGAATGCCATAACGAGCATCACGGTCGTAATTTTCAATTAATCCGACTGGACAAAAAGACTTTCAACCACAGCAAAACCGGCTTTGAGTTGAAAGGAGTGCATGCCCGACAAGAATGCAAAGCCTGCCATAAACCCGCATTCATTACCGACCCGAAATTGAAAAACAAACCGGGCACTATGTTGGGACTTAACAAGCAATGTTTAAGCTGTCACGAAGATTTTCATAAAGGCCGAATGTCGGCAAACTGCGCTAGCTGTCACAATTTCGAGTCATTTAAGAAAGTAAGTAATTTTGATCATAACACCACAAGATTTCCTCTGCTGGGCGAACACAAAACTGTGTCTTGCGACAAATGCCACAAAACTCAGATTATTGATGGTAAACCTGTTCAGCAATTCAGAGGACTCGAATTTGCCAATTGTAATGCCTGCCACAAAGATCCGCACGAAAACAGATTTGGGCAGGATTGTAAACAATGCCATACCGAAAAATCATTCCATACTATAAAAGGAATTAGTACGTTTAATCATGATAAAACGGGATTTCCGCTGGTAGGTGCGCATAAAACAGTAGATTGCAAATTATGTCATAAAGGAAAAATGACCGACCCTATCAGGCACAATCGCTGTTCGGATTGTCATACAGACTATCATAAAGGAGAATTTGCAAAGAACGGTGTTTCGCCGGATTGCAAGCAATGTCATACAGAGAAATCGTTTTCGCCAAGTACGTTCTCTGTTGAGAAGCATAAACAAACTAAGTTTCCATTAGAAGGGGCTCATCAGGCCACAGCCTGTAATGCATGCCACCAGAAAGCAACCGGGTGGACATTCAGAAACATCGGTGGCAGTAAATGCGTTGACTGTCATAAAAACGTACACAAAGGATTTATTCCCGACAGGTTTATGCCTAATGAAAACTGTACGGCTTGCCATACGGTGAACAGTTGGAAAAAGCCTAACTTTGATCATTCAAAAACAGGATTTAAACTGGATGGAGCTCATGCACAAGTAGCTTGTGCCGAATGCCATTATCGCAAGAATGATAAGGGAGTAAGAGTACAGAAATTTGCCGGATTATCGAAAGACTGTGCAGCTTGTCACAATAATCCGCACGTTGGTCAGTTTGAAGTAAACGGAAGAACGAACTGTACCCAATGCCACACTACTGAGAGTTGGCATAAAACAAAATATGACCATAACACGTCAAGATTTAAACTGGATGGGGCACACGCAACTGTAAAATGCGACGCATGCCACAAACGAGTAACAGACGAAAAAGGAACCTATATTCAATACAAATTTAAGAGCATCGAATGTTCTACCTGTCATTCATAA
- a CDS encoding tetratricopeptide repeat protein: MPNELKTAEQLLEQQPDSAYRMLQKISPDKYQSGAARALYGLLMIETLDKKMLPLKPDSLLDYSIAYYEEHPDKDRLATCYLYKGRSYKYVFLYEKAIEFYLKALDEAAGYKNNMLLGRIYFDLGDIYNIQRDYTLARQKYKTAYSFFKKENSQVLAFYSLLNIGRTYHAAGSYQLAQSYYPKILRYAKDSLQKGALYQEMGLNFYDSKKPDSALVYYRQIINYPYIANNRAIRYYFLSDLFFDLEQPDSAYYYAIRAFNYNPDIRTQRECYRVLANCASTKKNMEDIKKYIPKYQDCSDSIRKIDAQTKGSFIETMHSAKKEAIKSNSRFSIALVLLMCVVASGLVFYYLKHSKNLKEKKLLEESHVQQKAGIRKDVMRKYSENLLHKIETLKAKRANERKKASHAENVLQDRKIYDELLQIHNPELFFSEMDSVLNNLVSKLKKQYPSLTTKEISWCCLTLLNIPTTDIYLLLDYTVDGLKSMRKRLANKVNLKGVSELNDFLIRMLAE; encoded by the coding sequence ATGCCCAATGAGCTGAAAACCGCCGAACAGCTGCTGGAACAACAACCGGACTCAGCTTATCGTATGCTGCAGAAAATATCGCCCGATAAATACCAATCGGGTGCTGCGCGCGCTTTGTACGGACTCCTTATGATAGAGACGCTCGACAAGAAGATGCTCCCGCTCAAGCCCGACTCGTTGCTCGATTACTCTATAGCGTATTACGAAGAACATCCCGACAAGGACCGGCTGGCTACCTGCTACCTTTACAAAGGAAGATCCTACAAGTATGTTTTTTTGTACGAGAAAGCTATAGAATTCTACCTGAAAGCACTCGATGAAGCCGCAGGTTATAAAAACAACATGCTGTTGGGACGAATTTATTTCGATCTGGGCGATATCTATAATATCCAGAGAGATTATACATTGGCACGCCAAAAATACAAAACGGCTTACTCATTCTTTAAAAAAGAAAACTCGCAGGTTCTGGCGTTCTACTCACTCTTAAACATTGGAAGAACCTATCATGCAGCCGGGAGTTACCAACTGGCGCAATCGTATTATCCCAAAATTTTGCGATACGCGAAAGACTCGCTACAAAAAGGAGCTTTATATCAGGAAATGGGACTCAACTTTTACGACTCCAAAAAACCGGACTCGGCCTTGGTATATTACAGGCAAATCATAAACTATCCCTATATAGCAAACAATCGTGCTATCCGTTATTATTTTCTGTCCGATCTGTTTTTTGATTTGGAACAACCGGACTCCGCCTATTATTATGCCATAAGAGCTTTCAACTATAACCCGGATATTCGGACACAACGGGAATGCTACCGCGTACTGGCTAACTGTGCCAGCACGAAGAAAAACATGGAGGATATCAAGAAGTACATTCCTAAATACCAGGATTGTTCGGACTCGATACGCAAGATAGACGCGCAAACCAAAGGTAGTTTTATAGAAACAATGCACAGTGCAAAAAAAGAAGCCATTAAATCCAACAGCAGATTCTCGATTGCATTGGTGCTGCTGATGTGCGTAGTAGCATCGGGTCTTGTGTTCTATTATTTGAAACATAGCAAAAATCTGAAAGAAAAGAAACTGTTGGAGGAATCTCACGTACAGCAAAAGGCCGGAATCAGAAAAGACGTAATGCGTAAATACAGTGAAAACCTGCTCCATAAAATAGAAACACTAAAAGCAAAACGAGCCAATGAGCGAAAAAAAGCCAGTCATGCAGAGAATGTATTGCAGGATAGAAAAATCTATGACGAATTGCTTCAGATACACAATCCCGAATTGTTTTTCTCCGAAATGGACAGCGTACTCAACAACCTGGTAAGCAAACTAAAGAAACAATACCCATCACTCACCACCAAGGAAATAAGCTGGTGCTGCCTGACCCTGTTGAACATACCCACTACCGACATCTACCTGCTGCTTGACTATACGGTAGACGGACTGAAATCGATGCGTAAACGCCTGGCAAACAAAGTAAATCTGAAAGGAGTGTCCGAATTGAACGATTTTCTCATCAGAATGCTGGCCGAATAA
- a CDS encoding DUF3244 domain-containing protein has product MKILKSLCKVCLIAGFILSSQLSFATDILIRKDNTPPPTPVQPHALTVNLYPVTAEINSTNLTVSFETTVGSATVAVYNAADQLITYQTVDTDTTAVVNLSLSGQSAGDYVVRISYGTTHLIGDFQIE; this is encoded by the coding sequence ATGAAAATCTTGAAATCGTTATGTAAAGTTTGTTTAATCGCAGGCTTTATTTTATCAAGTCAGTTAAGTTTTGCAACAGATATACTTATCAGGAAGGATAATACGCCTCCACCGACACCCGTACAACCTCATGCTTTGACAGTGAATTTGTATCCGGTTACGGCAGAGATTAATTCTACCAACCTGACAGTAAGTTTTGAAACAACGGTTGGCAGTGCCACAGTTGCAGTGTACAATGCAGCCGACCAACTCATAACATACCAAACAGTAGATACAGACACCACAGCGGTGGTCAATCTATCGCTTAGCGGTCAGAGTGCAGGCGATTATGTAGTTCGTATCAGTTATGGAACAACGCACCTGATTGGCGACTTCCAGATTGAATAA
- a CDS encoding DUF6261 family protein, protein MTISFTSLSTKDLATLSQRTIVTSDEPAFSMVRDNPLLAAVKTVYNEYDGVYAKKFYTGKGDQLVDADDERDNPFAGLKSILIGHAKAKSSPFQQDAKDLYAIIEKYGIDLDRYKWAEETAQLKKLIEELDKPENMMKIDRMQLRPIVDHLKEAQSKFEQLFNEIAGENSELHMMESASSMRKTLESALRNYLNVVKAMKSQPGWKELYAKLDEMVKAANNSRPTSQKDTPTK, encoded by the coding sequence ATGACAATTTCATTTACTTCGCTTAGCACTAAAGATTTGGCTACATTAAGCCAACGTACCATCGTTACATCAGACGAACCGGCATTTTCTATGGTCAGAGACAATCCCCTACTGGCAGCCGTAAAAACAGTTTATAACGAATACGATGGCGTTTACGCAAAAAAATTCTATACTGGCAAAGGCGATCAGCTTGTGGATGCCGACGATGAACGCGATAATCCCTTTGCCGGACTAAAATCTATATTAATCGGACATGCAAAAGCCAAAAGCTCTCCTTTCCAACAAGATGCTAAAGATCTATATGCCATTATTGAGAAATACGGTATTGATCTGGATCGTTACAAATGGGCAGAAGAAACAGCTCAACTAAAAAAGTTGATCGAGGAACTCGATAAACCTGAAAACATGATGAAAATTGATCGTATGCAACTAAGACCAATAGTAGATCATCTCAAAGAAGCTCAGTCAAAATTCGAACAGCTGTTTAATGAAATTGCCGGCGAGAACTCCGAACTACACATGATGGAATCAGCATCATCAATGCGCAAAACCCTCGAATCAGCTCTGCGTAATTACCTCAACGTAGTAAAAGCCATGAAATCCCAACCGGGATGGAAAGAGCTCTACGCCAAATTGGATGAAATGGTGAAAGCTGCTAATAACAGCCGACCCACATCTCAAAAAGACACACCCACAAAATAA